The Gemmatimonadaceae bacterium genome contains a region encoding:
- a CDS encoding metal-dependent transcriptional regulator, translated as MTAARTTQRAAQRPAHQVRSAPASAPALTGQAEDYLKAIYEIERDGEPAGTTAIAARLGIASASASGMVRRLARQSLVAVERYHGARLTARGRRVALQLIRRHRILESYLVTRLGFGWDGVHDEAERLEHAASPRLIASMAAALGDPKVDPHGAPIPRPDGTVDDARLRTVDDLPVGAAARVARMSDRDPALLRYLGELGIRPGASLRLVDRGPFDGPLTVAVGRARHVIGSAVARKVYVR; from the coding sequence GTGACGGCGGCGCGCACGACGCAGCGTGCGGCGCAACGCCCGGCTCACCAGGTCCGCTCGGCACCCGCATCCGCCCCGGCGCTGACGGGTCAGGCGGAGGATTATCTCAAGGCCATCTATGAGATAGAGCGCGATGGCGAACCGGCCGGCACCACGGCCATTGCGGCGCGGCTCGGCATTGCGTCGGCCTCCGCCAGCGGCATGGTGCGGCGGCTCGCGCGGCAGAGTCTCGTGGCGGTGGAGCGGTACCACGGCGCGCGGCTCACGGCGCGTGGCCGGCGCGTGGCGCTGCAGTTGATCCGGCGGCACCGCATTCTCGAGAGCTATCTCGTCACCCGGCTCGGCTTCGGCTGGGACGGCGTGCACGACGAAGCGGAGCGCCTGGAGCATGCGGCCAGTCCGCGTTTGATCGCGTCGATGGCGGCCGCGCTCGGCGATCCGAAGGTCGATCCGCACGGCGCGCCAATCCCGCGCCCCGACGGGACGGTGGACGACGCGCGCCTGCGGACGGTGGATGACCTGCCGGTCGGCGCGGCGGCGCGCGTGGCGCGCATGAGCGATCGCGATCCGGCGCTGCTGCGCTACCTCGGCGAGCTCGGGATCCGCCCCGGCGCGTCGCTGCGGCTGGTGGACCGCGGGCCGTTCGACGGGCCGCTCACGGTGGCGGTGGGCCGGGCGCGGCATGTCATCGGGTCGGCGGTGGCGCGAAAGGTCTACGTGCGCTAG
- a CDS encoding universal stress protein — MAARADHRGMDFLMYHRILVPLENTRTDRVIVAHVRTLAHHCGAAIILIHVADGFAARNLAQLDLRESEEMRRDRAYLDAVCEELVADGLTCEAVLACGNPADEISSAAEREQADLIAMATHGHRGLNDLIRGSVASEVRHRTHVPVLMVREAQLKGPA; from the coding sequence ATGGCTGCTCGTGCAGACCATCGCGGGATGGACTTCCTGATGTATCACCGCATCCTCGTCCCGCTCGAGAACACGCGCACCGATCGCGTGATCGTCGCCCACGTGCGCACGCTGGCGCACCACTGCGGCGCGGCCATCATCCTCATCCATGTCGCCGACGGCTTCGCCGCGCGCAACCTGGCGCAGCTCGACCTGCGCGAGAGCGAGGAGATGCGCCGCGACCGCGCCTATCTCGACGCCGTCTGCGAGGAACTCGTCGCCGATGGGCTGACCTGCGAGGCGGTGCTGGCCTGCGGCAATCCGGCCGATGAGATCTCGTCGGCCGCCGAGCGTGAGCAGGCCGATCTCATCGCGATGGCGACGCACGGACACCGCGGGCTCAACGACCTGATTCGCGGCAGCGTCGCCAGCGAGGTCCGGCATCGCACGCACGTCCCGGTGCTGATGGTGCGGGAGGCGCAGCTGAAGGGGCCCGCGTGA
- a CDS encoding YceI family protein: protein MAGLFALLVATAAGAQDAKFVKDAAHSEINFVAESRLLDAHGYWEKWDADISFDPTDWQKASVRLVIDAKSINTRVSARDTHLRSKDFFATDSFPQITFVSKIVNKVGDAKVNITGDLTIRGVTKPVTIPGTLVFYDEKAKMGRMKGQFTIVRSEYGVSFNSSMNPIADEVPVTFDISFKAAQK, encoded by the coding sequence GTGGCTGGCTTGTTCGCTCTGCTCGTCGCCACGGCGGCGGGTGCGCAGGATGCGAAGTTCGTGAAGGATGCGGCACACAGCGAGATCAACTTCGTGGCCGAGTCGCGCCTGCTAGACGCGCACGGCTACTGGGAGAAGTGGGACGCCGACATCAGCTTCGATCCGACCGACTGGCAGAAAGCGTCGGTGCGCCTGGTGATCGATGCCAAGAGTATCAACACCCGCGTGTCGGCGCGCGACACTCACCTGCGCAGCAAGGATTTCTTCGCCACCGACTCCTTCCCGCAGATCACCTTCGTCTCGAAGATCGTGAACAAGGTGGGCGACGCGAAGGTCAACATCACGGGCGACCTGACCATCCGCGGCGTCACCAAGCCGGTGACCATCCCGGGAACGCTCGTTTTCTATGACGAGAAGGCGAAGATGGGGCGGATGAAGGGGCAGTTCACCATCGTGCGCTCCGAGTACGGCGTGAGCTTCAACTCGTCGATGAACCCCATCGCCGACGAAGTGCCGGTGACGTTTGACATTTCGTTCAAGGCGGCGCAGAAGTAA
- a CDS encoding prolyl oligopeptidase family serine peptidase — MRRLFVLLAVLAAPILGAAQDSTAAKPAAAKPATPQPLSLTDLLTWKSIRSSQVSNDGKWFAYVLAPNEGDGDVVIRATASGAKEMKFPVGEAPAAGGFGGFGGFGGALPLAPVSLSGNGKWAAFVVYPKSADAKRARRTRASLSNRLSVVELATGTKRDFERVRAYRFGGDKSDWIAIHHTAPDAAPAGGAGGGAPAGGGTVLEVVNLAGGTPITIAGVSEFAFDESGRWLAYTLDARDLIGNSLQLREVATGVTRSLDAAKASYRRLAWIDSGDALAILRSTVDTATSDTSFSVLGFKGLNGAAPTSFEVNAKSAGIDGGLVVSGDRSPRWGETQAVLYFGLREPRPPRPREAAGNFTPPSPGGTAPGAGNTGQVAAAPQTDEDMPSLILWHWKDPRLQAQQQVQEAQDKTFSYLAAYHVGTAKVVRLADAKVRDVQTASRDRWAVGTDITPYERQASVDGKAFRDVYAIDITTGARKPLATKLRGGGGFGGGVTFSPDGERAAFYDDGDYKVYDFATATTRTLTTGVDAKFWDDEDDHNTIKPQAAPPLGWSKDGSALLVRDNWDVWKLPLKGAAQNLTANGRKDRIRYQARVGAPYRERGIDVAKPLLFETYGEWTKKEGLSRVDAIKGGATVITWEENKVDYRKARDADTWFFTRQTVVKYPDVYAADAGLVNERRLTDANPQQKDVLWSSGARLVNYVCDHGDTLQGALFLPANYENGKKYPTLTYIYEKLSQGYNVYPQPNATRYANPAVYTSRGYAFFQPDITYKLDDPGRSAVACVVPAVKAAIATGIVDPSRVGLQGHSWGGYQTTFITTQTDIFKTAIAGAPLTDMVSMFSSVYWNSGSANQPIFISSQGRFSDSYARNPDPYIRNSPNRFANNLKMPFMILHNDRDGAVDFNQGITYYNTLRELGKDVVLLEYVGENHGLSRPANQKDYAVRMQEWFDTFLRDMPAPDWLKDGVPRLQMEQHLKDRRSLVDPTAKKAEERKATP, encoded by the coding sequence ATGCGCCGTCTCTTCGTGCTCCTCGCCGTTCTCGCGGCACCGATCCTGGGCGCGGCCCAGGACTCCACGGCGGCGAAGCCCGCCGCGGCCAAGCCGGCCACGCCGCAGCCGTTGTCGCTCACCGACCTGCTGACCTGGAAGTCCATTCGGTCGTCGCAGGTTTCGAATGACGGCAAGTGGTTCGCCTATGTCCTCGCCCCCAACGAGGGGGATGGCGACGTGGTGATACGCGCCACCGCATCCGGTGCCAAGGAGATGAAGTTCCCGGTCGGCGAGGCGCCGGCAGCGGGCGGTTTCGGCGGCTTCGGCGGCTTCGGCGGCGCGTTGCCGCTGGCACCCGTCTCGCTCTCGGGCAACGGCAAGTGGGCGGCGTTCGTGGTCTATCCCAAGTCGGCCGACGCCAAGCGCGCGCGGCGCACCCGCGCCTCGCTCAGCAACAGGCTGTCGGTGGTGGAACTCGCCACGGGGACCAAGCGCGACTTCGAGCGTGTGCGCGCCTATCGCTTTGGCGGTGACAAGTCGGATTGGATCGCCATCCATCACACGGCGCCCGATGCGGCGCCGGCGGGGGGCGCGGGCGGCGGCGCGCCCGCGGGCGGCGGCACGGTGCTCGAAGTCGTGAACCTCGCCGGCGGCACGCCGATCACCATTGCGGGGGTGAGCGAGTTCGCGTTCGATGAATCGGGACGCTGGCTCGCCTACACGCTTGACGCGCGCGACCTCATCGGCAACTCGCTGCAGCTGCGCGAGGTCGCCACCGGCGTCACGCGCTCGCTCGACGCGGCGAAGGCAAGCTACCGCCGCCTGGCCTGGATCGACTCGGGCGACGCGCTGGCCATCCTGCGTTCCACCGTGGACACGGCCACCAGCGACACGTCGTTCAGCGTGCTCGGCTTCAAGGGACTCAACGGCGCGGCGCCGACGTCGTTCGAGGTCAACGCCAAGTCGGCCGGCATCGACGGTGGCCTGGTGGTGAGCGGCGACCGCTCGCCGCGCTGGGGCGAGACACAGGCCGTGCTCTACTTTGGTTTGCGCGAGCCGCGTCCGCCGCGTCCGCGTGAAGCGGCCGGCAACTTCACGCCGCCCAGCCCGGGTGGCACCGCGCCAGGCGCCGGCAACACCGGCCAGGTGGCGGCCGCGCCGCAGACCGACGAGGACATGCCGTCGCTCATCCTGTGGCACTGGAAGGATCCACGCCTGCAGGCACAGCAGCAGGTGCAGGAGGCGCAGGACAAGACGTTCAGCTACCTCGCCGCGTACCACGTCGGCACGGCCAAGGTGGTGCGGCTCGCCGACGCCAAGGTGCGCGACGTGCAGACGGCCTCGCGCGACCGCTGGGCGGTGGGGACCGACATCACGCCGTACGAGCGGCAGGCAAGCGTGGACGGCAAGGCGTTCCGCGACGTCTACGCCATCGACATCACCACCGGCGCGCGGAAGCCGCTCGCGACCAAGCTGCGCGGCGGTGGCGGTTTCGGCGGCGGCGTCACCTTCTCGCCCGATGGCGAGCGCGCGGCGTTCTACGACGACGGCGACTACAAGGTCTACGACTTCGCCACCGCCACCACCCGCACGCTGACCACGGGCGTGGACGCGAAGTTCTGGGACGACGAGGACGACCACAACACCATCAAGCCGCAGGCCGCGCCGCCGCTTGGCTGGAGCAAGGACGGGAGCGCGCTGCTGGTGCGCGACAACTGGGACGTGTGGAAGCTCCCGCTCAAGGGTGCGGCGCAGAACCTCACGGCCAACGGACGCAAGGACCGCATCCGGTATCAGGCCCGCGTGGGTGCGCCGTATCGCGAGCGCGGCATCGACGTCGCCAAGCCGCTCCTCTTCGAGACGTACGGGGAGTGGACCAAGAAGGAAGGGCTGTCGCGCGTGGACGCCATCAAGGGCGGCGCGACGGTGATCACCTGGGAAGAGAACAAGGTGGACTACCGCAAGGCGCGCGACGCCGACACCTGGTTCTTCACGCGGCAGACGGTCGTGAAGTACCCCGACGTGTACGCCGCCGATGCGGGGCTCGTCAACGAGCGCCGGTTGACCGACGCGAACCCGCAGCAGAAGGACGTGCTCTGGTCGAGCGGCGCGCGGCTCGTCAACTACGTCTGCGACCACGGCGACACGCTGCAGGGCGCGCTCTTCCTGCCGGCCAACTACGAGAACGGCAAGAAGTACCCGACGCTGACGTACATCTACGAGAAGCTGTCGCAGGGCTACAACGTCTATCCGCAGCCCAACGCGACGCGCTACGCGAACCCCGCGGTCTACACGTCCCGCGGCTACGCGTTCTTCCAGCCCGACATCACCTACAAGCTCGACGATCCGGGGCGTTCCGCGGTGGCGTGCGTCGTGCCGGCGGTGAAGGCCGCCATTGCCACCGGCATCGTGGATCCCTCGCGCGTCGGCCTGCAGGGGCACAGCTGGGGCGGCTACCAGACGACGTTCATCACGACGCAGACCGACATCTTCAAGACGGCCATCGCCGGCGCGCCGCTCACCGACATGGTCTCGATGTTCAGTTCGGTCTACTGGAACTCGGGCTCGGCCAACCAGCCGATCTTCATCTCGAGCCAGGGACGGTTCAGCGACAGCTACGCGCGCAATCCCGACCCATACATCCGCAACTCGCCGAACCGGTTCGCCAACAACCTGAAGATGCCGTTCATGATCCTCCACAACGACCGC
- a CDS encoding SPFH domain-containing protein, which translates to MYREKPYAALNGFVMLLTLITVAVLSFLVILRAAAPPGQMGVLVTALVVLLVALFCLGGLFIVNPNEAKALVLFGSYKGTLKRDGFFWANPFLVKRRVSLRVRNFETAKLKVNDIHANPIEIGAIVVWKVVETAEALFEVDSYEKYVTVQTESALRATASQFAYDAHQAGEESLSTHAAEVSKHLQAAVQERLARAGVEVLEARISHLAYAQEIAAAMLQRQQASAIIAARYKIVEGAVGMVENALELLAKKNIVQLDDERKATMVSNLLVVLCSERSTQPVVNTGSLYT; encoded by the coding sequence ATGTACCGCGAAAAACCGTATGCCGCGCTGAATGGCTTCGTGATGCTGCTCACCCTTATCACGGTGGCCGTTCTCTCGTTCCTCGTCATTCTTCGCGCCGCCGCGCCGCCGGGCCAGATGGGCGTGCTCGTCACCGCGCTGGTGGTGCTCCTTGTGGCGCTCTTCTGCCTCGGCGGGCTCTTCATCGTGAACCCCAATGAAGCCAAGGCGCTGGTCCTCTTCGGCAGCTACAAGGGCACGCTCAAGCGCGACGGCTTCTTCTGGGCCAATCCGTTCCTCGTGAAGCGCCGCGTCTCGCTGCGTGTGCGCAACTTCGAGACGGCCAAGCTCAAGGTGAACGACATCCACGCCAACCCGATCGAGATCGGCGCCATCGTGGTGTGGAAGGTCGTCGAGACCGCCGAGGCGCTGTTCGAGGTGGACAGCTACGAGAAGTACGTGACGGTGCAGACCGAGTCGGCGCTGCGCGCCACGGCCTCGCAGTTCGCGTACGATGCGCATCAGGCCGGCGAGGAGTCGCTGTCGACACACGCCGCCGAGGTGAGCAAGCACCTGCAGGCCGCCGTGCAGGAACGCCTGGCCCGCGCCGGCGTCGAGGTGCTCGAAGCGCGCATCTCGCACCTCGCCTACGCGCAGGAGATCGCCGCGGCGATGCTGCAGCGCCAGCAGGCCAGCGCCATCATCGCCGCGCGCTACAAGATCGTCGAGGGCGCCGTGGGCATGGTGGAGAACGCGCTCGAACTGCTGGCGAAGAAGAACATCGTCCAGCTGGACGATGAGCGGAAAGCCACGATGGTCAGCAACCTGCTCGTCGTGCTCTGCAGCGAGCGCTCGACGCAGCCGGTGGTGAATACTGGAAGCCTCTACACGTGA
- a CDS encoding site-specific DNA-methyltransferase: MLTIHHADNLKALAAYPDASFALIYIDPPFNTGRSQVRTSWKAQRVARGGRVAFNGKRYAQVRTGSRSFDDAFDDYLAFLEPRLVEARRLLTPTGSLFVHLDYREVHYAKVMLDRIFGRASFINEIIWAYDYGARTNKRWSPKHDNLLWYARDPKRYTFNQDAADRVPYMAPGLVGAEKAARGKVPTDTWWHTIVSPTGKEKTGYPAQKPLGILERIVRVHSKPGDRLLDFFAGSGSFGDAADRNDRDCVLVDASRAAMTVMKKRFRGRDVKFV; encoded by the coding sequence GTGCTTACCATCCACCACGCCGACAACCTCAAGGCCCTCGCCGCCTATCCCGACGCGAGCTTCGCCCTGATCTACATCGATCCGCCTTTCAACACCGGCCGCTCGCAGGTGCGAACGAGCTGGAAGGCGCAACGGGTCGCGCGGGGCGGGCGCGTGGCGTTCAACGGCAAGCGGTATGCGCAAGTGCGCACGGGAAGCCGCTCCTTCGACGACGCCTTCGACGACTACCTGGCCTTTCTCGAGCCGCGGCTGGTCGAGGCACGGCGCCTGCTGACGCCCACCGGATCGCTGTTCGTGCACCTCGACTACCGCGAGGTGCATTACGCCAAGGTGATGCTCGACCGGATCTTCGGGCGCGCCTCGTTCATCAACGAGATCATCTGGGCGTACGACTACGGCGCGCGCACCAACAAGCGTTGGAGCCCCAAGCACGACAACCTCCTCTGGTACGCGCGCGACCCGAAGCGCTACACCTTCAACCAGGACGCAGCCGACCGCGTCCCCTACATGGCGCCGGGCCTGGTGGGAGCGGAGAAGGCGGCGCGCGGGAAGGTGCCCACCGACACATGGTGGCATACCATCGTGAGCCCGACCGGCAAGGAGAAGACCGGTTATCCGGCGCAGAAGCCGCTGGGAATTCTCGAGCGGATCGTGCGCGTGCACTCCAAGCCCGGCGACCGCCTGCTCGACTTCTTCGCAGGGAGCGGCTCCTTTGGCGATGCGGCCGACCGCAACGACCGCGACTGCGTGCTGGTTGACGCGAGCCGCGCGGCGATGACCGTGATGAAGAAGCGGTTCCGGGGGCGCGACGTGAAATTCGTGTGA
- a CDS encoding alpha/beta fold hydrolase codes for MFIPHCSRHARSPRERGAAFVVAAVAALLAAGLRTNHHLPFSKPWVAMTILGIAIAAVLVRLFHRLNAPDSGEDSSMSQTSADATANERQQWLIILLVIIAALLAVGIFLALTPKAAASQEQVAAPVAVPQSAYVLTRGGDTIVVERVTRSRSSISGDLLMKGQGRMTFTADLAAGPFVPSFAFKAWGTGARPDTPPLQSGVQTMTADSAFITVQLGGAERRLARAIKNKPLPLLNNDFAMFELAVQRARAQGARAMVPMFALSAGTQLEVMIEFLGKDSVVVRVAGQETRFGIDANDQITGGVLPSQNIVITRVDGAAADKISIGRPDYGAPAGAPYTAEEVTVKSPAGHVLTGTLTLPKGATRKLPAVITITGSGQQDRDEYIPLVPNYRLFRQVADTLGRRGIAVLRLDDRAINGSGGDVQKATSADFADDIRAGIAFLRARPEIDGARIALAGHSEGGMIAPLVASTDPRLAGIVLLAGPAYTGQRIIDFQLKNGIMGAEQVPAASKDSALKAATAAFDSTTAKVPWMQYFLAYDPVPTARKVKVPVLILQGGTDQQVTPDQAPVLEQAFKAGGNKDVTMKVFKDRNHLFLIDPSGFPGGYVKLTSGRIDGEVMGTLADWLVARLKP; via the coding sequence ATGTTCATCCCGCATTGCAGCCGTCACGCCCGTTCGCCCCGCGAACGCGGCGCCGCTTTCGTGGTCGCGGCGGTCGCCGCGCTCCTCGCGGCCGGCCTGCGTACGAACCATCACCTGCCGTTCAGCAAGCCGTGGGTCGCGATGACCATACTCGGCATCGCGATCGCGGCTGTGCTCGTGCGCCTTTTCCACCGGTTGAATGCGCCGGACTCCGGCGAGGACTCATCGATGTCCCAGACGTCCGCGGATGCCACCGCCAATGAGCGGCAGCAGTGGCTCATCATCCTTCTCGTGATCATCGCGGCGCTGCTCGCCGTCGGGATCTTCCTGGCGCTGACGCCGAAGGCCGCCGCCAGCCAGGAGCAGGTCGCGGCGCCGGTGGCGGTGCCGCAATCCGCCTACGTGCTGACGCGCGGCGGCGATACCATCGTGGTCGAGCGTGTCACGCGCAGCCGTTCGTCTATCAGCGGCGACCTCCTGATGAAGGGTCAGGGGCGCATGACCTTCACCGCCGATCTCGCTGCCGGCCCGTTCGTCCCGTCGTTTGCCTTCAAGGCGTGGGGCACCGGCGCCCGTCCGGACACGCCGCCGCTGCAGAGCGGCGTGCAGACGATGACCGCCGATTCCGCCTTCATCACGGTGCAGCTTGGCGGCGCGGAGCGCCGGCTGGCGCGCGCGATCAAGAACAAGCCGCTGCCGCTGCTGAACAACGACTTCGCGATGTTCGAACTGGCGGTGCAACGGGCCCGCGCGCAGGGCGCGAGGGCCATGGTGCCGATGTTCGCGCTCTCGGCGGGAACCCAGCTCGAGGTGATGATCGAGTTCCTCGGCAAGGATTCCGTGGTCGTGCGCGTCGCCGGACAGGAAACGCGCTTTGGGATTGACGCGAACGACCAGATCACCGGCGGCGTGCTCCCGTCGCAGAACATCGTCATCACGCGCGTGGACGGCGCGGCGGCGGACAAGATCTCCATCGGGCGCCCCGACTACGGCGCGCCGGCCGGTGCGCCGTACACCGCCGAGGAAGTCACGGTGAAGTCGCCCGCCGGCCACGTGCTCACGGGCACGCTCACCCTGCCGAAGGGTGCGACCCGGAAGCTCCCGGCCGTCATCACGATCACCGGCAGCGGCCAGCAGGATCGCGATGAATACATCCCGCTCGTGCCGAACTACCGGCTCTTCCGGCAGGTGGCCGACACGCTGGGCCGCCGCGGCATCGCGGTGCTGCGGCTGGACGACCGCGCCATCAACGGCTCGGGCGGTGACGTGCAGAAGGCCACCAGCGCCGACTTCGCCGACGACATTCGCGCCGGCATCGCCTTCCTGCGCGCGCGGCCCGAGATCGACGGCGCGCGCATCGCGCTGGCCGGGCACAGCGAGGGCGGGATGATCGCGCCGCTCGTCGCGAGCACCGACCCCAGGCTCGCCGGCATCGTGCTGCTCGCCGGCCCCGCGTACACGGGGCAGCGCATCATCGACTTCCAATTGAAGAACGGCATCATGGGCGCCGAGCAGGTCCCCGCCGCCAGCAAGGACAGCGCGCTCAAGGCCGCGACGGCCGCGTTCGACTCCACCACGGCGAAGGTGCCGTGGATGCAGTACTTCCTCGCGTACGACCCGGTGCCGACGGCCAGGAAGGTGAAGGTGCCGGTGCTCATCCTGCAGGGTGGCACCGACCAGCAGGTGACGCCGGACCAGGCGCCGGTGCTCGAGCAGGCGTTCAAGGCCGGCGGCAACAAGGACGTGACGATGAAGGTCTTCAAGGACCGCAATCATCTCTTCCTGATCGACCCGAGCGGATTTCCCGGTGGCTACGTAAAGCTCACGAGCGGCCGCATTGACGGTGAAGTGATGGGGACGCTGGCGGACTGGCTGGTGGCGAGACTGAAACCGTAG
- a CDS encoding YdeI/OmpD-associated family protein, translated as MKPTFFKTTKALRAWFAKHGASKTELWIGYYKKASGKGGVVYKEALDEALCVGWIDGVVKSIDEICYMQRWTPRKPNSIWSKVNIGKVEALIAAGRMTPAGLAAFARRTPERSGVYPFENDPLKFSAAIAKRFRANRRAWAFFTVQPPGYRKLMTSWVMSAKLPATRERRLALVIEYSAREERIPPFGPTPKWKPAAGKKK; from the coding sequence ATGAAGCCCACCTTCTTCAAAACCACCAAGGCTCTCCGCGCCTGGTTCGCCAAGCACGGCGCGTCGAAGACCGAACTCTGGATCGGCTACTACAAGAAAGCGTCCGGCAAGGGCGGGGTCGTCTACAAGGAAGCGCTCGACGAGGCGCTGTGCGTCGGGTGGATCGATGGCGTCGTGAAGTCCATCGACGAGATCTGCTACATGCAGCGCTGGACGCCGCGCAAGCCGAACTCCATCTGGAGCAAGGTCAACATCGGCAAGGTCGAGGCGCTCATTGCCGCCGGTCGCATGACGCCCGCGGGACTCGCGGCATTCGCCCGCCGCACGCCGGAGCGCTCCGGCGTCTATCCCTTCGAAAATGATCCCTTGAAGTTTTCCGCGGCGATCGCGAAGCGCTTCAGGGCGAACCGGCGCGCGTGGGCGTTCTTCACGGTGCAGCCGCCGGGATACCGGAAGCTGATGACGTCATGGGTGATGAGCGCCAAGCTCCCCGCCACGCGCGAGCGGCGCCTGGCACTCGTCATCGAGTACTCGGCGCGCGAGGAGCGAATTCCGCCATTCGGACCGACGCCGAAGTGGAAACCCGCGGCCGGTAAGAAGAAGTAA
- a CDS encoding Nramp family divalent metal transporter — translation MAIPTSAPPRPESPVGGFRRARTAPSLSESYRTISVDGTTWFRKLLAFAGPGYLVAVGYMDPGNWATDIAGGSRFGYTLLSVILLSNLMAVLLQGLSSKLGIVTGRDLAQACRDHYSRPTAIFLWFLCEIAIAACDLAEVIGSAIALHLLFGIPLTWGIIITAVDVLILLALQRRGFRVLEALVIVLIATIGACFLFEMVISRPDLGAVARGFIPTPEIVRNPEMLYIAIGILGATVMPHNLYLHSSVVQTRRYAETAQGKREAVRFAFIDSTIALTSALFINAAILIVAAATFHTTGNTQVAEIQDAHKLLTPLLGVAGASTVFALALLASGQNSTLTGTLAGQIVMEGFLDLRLRPWVRRSITRAVAIVPAVIVSVMYGESGTARLLIFSQVILSLQLSFAVFPLVIFTSDKAKMGEFANPPWLKGLAYVVAGFIATLNGWLLVQTIAGWTS, via the coding sequence GTGGCCATTCCTACCTCCGCCCCTCCGCGTCCCGAATCGCCCGTCGGCGGCTTCCGGCGCGCCCGCACCGCGCCGTCGCTTTCCGAGTCGTACCGCACCATCTCGGTGGACGGCACCACCTGGTTCCGCAAGCTGCTCGCCTTCGCCGGTCCGGGGTACCTGGTGGCCGTCGGCTACATGGACCCGGGCAACTGGGCCACCGACATCGCCGGCGGCTCGCGCTTTGGCTACACCCTGCTCAGCGTCATCCTCCTCTCCAACCTGATGGCGGTCCTGCTGCAGGGACTCTCCAGCAAGCTGGGCATCGTCACCGGACGCGACCTCGCACAGGCCTGCCGCGACCACTACTCGCGCCCAACCGCGATCTTCCTCTGGTTCCTCTGCGAAATCGCCATCGCCGCCTGCGACCTGGCCGAGGTCATCGGCTCGGCGATCGCGCTCCACCTGCTCTTCGGCATCCCGCTGACCTGGGGCATCATCATCACCGCGGTGGATGTGCTCATCCTGCTCGCGCTGCAGCGGCGCGGCTTCCGCGTGCTCGAGGCGCTGGTCATCGTGCTGATCGCCACCATCGGCGCCTGCTTCCTCTTCGAGATGGTCATCTCGCGCCCCGACCTCGGCGCGGTGGCGCGCGGCTTCATCCCGACGCCGGAGATCGTGCGCAATCCGGAGATGCTCTACATCGCCATCGGCATCCTCGGCGCCACGGTGATGCCGCACAACCTGTACCTCCACTCGTCGGTGGTGCAGACGCGGCGCTACGCGGAAACGGCGCAGGGGAAGCGCGAGGCGGTGCGGTTCGCGTTCATCGATTCCACCATCGCCCTCACGTCGGCGCTGTTCATCAATGCCGCCATCCTCATCGTCGCGGCCGCCACCTTCCACACGACCGGCAACACGCAGGTGGCCGAGATCCAGGACGCGCACAAGCTCCTCACGCCGCTGCTGGGCGTGGCCGGCGCGTCGACGGTCTTCGCGCTGGCGCTGCTGGCGAGCGGGCAGAACTCGACGCTCACCGGCACGCTCGCCGGCCAGATCGTGATGGAGGGCTTCCTGGACCTGCGTCTCCGCCCGTGGGTGCGCCGGTCCATCACGCGCGCGGTGGCCATCGTGCCGGCGGTCATCGTCAGTGTGATGTACGGCGAGAGCGGCACGGCGAGGCTCCTCATCTTCAGCCAGGTGATCCTCTCGCTGCAGCTGTCGTTCGCGGTCTTCCCGCTCGTCATCTTCACGTCGGACAAGGCCAAGATGGGTGAGTTCGCGAACCCGCCCTGGCTCAAGGGGCTGGCCTACGTGGTGGCCGGCTTCATTGCGACCCTCAACGGATGGCTGCTCGTGCAGACCATCGCGGGATGGACTTCCTGA